A region of the Apium graveolens cultivar Ventura chromosome 6, ASM990537v1, whole genome shotgun sequence genome:
CTTACCAAACAAAGTAGGAAGAAAATAGATATAGGCAAAGAGAATCAAGGACCAGAAATTTGATCATGCACACATATGTTGACACTTGGAAAATGCATCATGTAGAAAATGTAATAACTAGGATTAAGTAAAATTACCATTAGGTTACCTCGGCCAGCGATGGGAAGGCGCAAGGGGTGACTAATTTTGTAAATTCCGCCATCAAGATTAATCCTTACACCACCCAAATTTACAATTCCTTTCATCAGCTCCCCATTACCTGGTCCTTGCACTGCATCTGCTATTGCTCCGAGAATTGCATCTGTGCTATCTTTCTCCCCTGTTGGATCTGCCCCGTATGTTGTCACGTGATACTCTCGCGCTCTTGCTGTGCCACTTGTAGCCTACATATATATCATTAATATGTCATCAAAGTCCATAATTATTACTACTTATTCATGTGTTTGTACGTGTGTGCGCGTTAATGTGTACTTAGTACTTACTGAGGCTGATGATACTGATGGAGTAGTTTTAGATAGAGCTGCTGTAAGAATACTTGGGGATGGAGGTAGAAAAGGACTAGGTGGCCGAAATGTGGTGTCAAGTGGAGCAAATGTGGGCTTGTCTAATTGCAGTTTTCGTGTTTTATCGGGGTAGTGTTTGGCAGAAAAATGATGGGGTGGTGATGGAATATCAGGGTATGCATGAACTGTTGTGACATAATTCAGCAGCCATATAATCATGGAGAAAGAAATTGGGGCCTTTCCCACCATTTTTCACCCTGTCTATTCTCTCTGTTATAATGAGGAGAAAATTCAGGTCATGCAAAGAGAAGGGATGATTCAAAAATCCAAAGAAATGGGTCTTTAAAGAATGATGATATCTAATTTATGCTTGTAGGTGTAAATATTCTTATattaaagacatgaagaaagCAAGGGGTAAGGACAGAGGAAGGAAAATAAAAGTTTTTGATATGAAATTGGGTCACACAAACCAACACTGAAAGATTTAGAAGTGTCTCAGATGGGGTCTATTGTGATGTTAAATTGCGTTGGTTTATAAAGACTTGTATGAATTGTTGTTTCTAACTTCTATCTTAGACAGGAGCGAAAACGATGCAAGCAATTACCAACTTTTTACTTTTAGGATATCAATAGTATTTGACATTTTGCACAAGTAATTTTCTTCTTGATGCAAGTAATAGATTGCATGCACTTTCAGCAATAGACATATTTATACAAACGTTCGATTATCTAGAGTTATGCCAAGATCTTcgtataaaataattaaattacaAACAAATATCCCAAAAGTCGAACTATTTGACCTTCCGTAAGGGATAAGAACTCAAATATTGCACCATTCATTTGTTAGCATATACAAAATTGTCAGCATATACAAAATTGTCTTGCAACGACTAGATACATTTTATTAACTTGTTAATACATACTAAACGTGAAATATCataattttagtttattttgatTGATTCGTGTATATTAATAATAGTGGACCCCTTACATACACAAAAACTCCACCTATCAAAATAAGCTAAACTCTCCGCACTTAGTTTAAAACAGTGACTATAATGATCTTTGGTGTTTGAAAAGAATTAGATTCTACTCGGacatttatatattatatatatatatacgcttACATGTGCATATAAACTTTTAACATTGTTTCTTTTTGTTTGGGTTGCAAAATTAAGAGGATTTGGTTATCTACTTTTATCTAATCGTGAAAAATATGTTAGAGTTGGTTAAATGGCGTGACATGATCTAATGATTTGAAGTATTATTAAGATTgtcttaaaaatatattttcCTAAAATGTGAGCTTTTGTAGCAGTGGTTCAAACGTTGTGATTCATGCCAAGGGGAGGGGCCTGAATGAAACGGATAGAATTTGTGAGAAACCAAGCTTTGTGGTTGCAATTCATAGTTGCCAGATAGAATGGTTGACGGTCAAACTCTCAATTGGTACTAATACAACAAATGAATACAAGTACCATGTTCAGTGTTGTCATAAAGATAGGAGAAGCAGTTGAATCACTTGCCCAGATGTGGAATAAGTTGGACACTAAAAAGATCGTAGAAAGTAAGGAACACAAAATGCAGTTGACGATCCGGTTATCCGAGTTGTTAGGTATAGCCACGCTCATCTCCTAGTAATcaatttttttatgattagagTTTCCAGTCCACAGGTATTAACGTAGTAACCtgatattttttttaaacaaaaagTAGAGTGTCTCTCTTACTATTAATATTTTTCATATTTGGGTAACTAAAGAAGTGAACAAATGCAAAACATGTCGGGCCACCCCCAATATCTCCAAGAAAAGAGCTAAAAGTCTGGGCATGGATGTTCTACCTTACCGATATTGTATGCATATGTATGAAGGTTTGATAAATCAATCAAACTTTATATTGGAGCATACCGTACTATTCTTCTATAACGTCCAAGGTGGAACAGTCACAGTTGAAAGAAGCCAAAACATAACATCTGAAAATCTGATTGCAGGATAGTTCAAAAGACTGGGAAAAGACAATAAAAAAAATCCTGCAGCTTCGGTACTAAAATCTGCAGGAAGACATTATTACTCTATATTTGTATTCAAACCCACAGAATAATTTCAGTTATGTGGTTTTTAAGTTTAAGGGGTTGATACCATAGATGGGGGGTGCAGACCAGGGGGGGGGGAACTCTAAACCTCTTGTAACAAGAGTAACAATTTTGTCACGCTGAGTCACTCCTACTTCTCTGGGAAATGAACATTTAACTGCCAGTGTGCATAATCTAATGGAATGAAAACCTCTTGGATTTAATTTTTCTCCTTCTTTCACTATGAGGGCAGGATGCCAGGATCTCGCTAGTCCAAACAAAAACAGGCGACATTAAAATCATATAACTGACCAAAAAAATGCATTCCTCATTCAGCCCTTCACAAATTCAGTGCCAAAAATTAAACAATTAATGCCCTGACTGACCTCTTAATGGCAATAAACAAGTAGTTTGAAATGGAAAAACAGTCATAAATCAGCCACTTGTTTCACATTGTATTATTTGGCTGCCTATCTTTTCTGTTATATATGCCGTTGTCGTAAAATTTGTTAGGCCAGTCTAGACGGTTAAGGTACCTAATAGTGATTGATTAACTATGCGGAAATTAATCGAAACATTAATGGGACatactttaattttttttgtgCAAAAAAATATAATTTCTGCCTTAACCCAGACCGGTCCAATTCAACAAAATTAAAAGATCAGCCTAACCAAAAAAAATTAACCTAATGCCAGTATTCGCATCATCTAACTTACTATAACAAACATTTTGCACAAGAGAATAGAAACATGCCTGTATTACAGAACCATATTGTGCACATATCTTTTGAAACCAAACAAATAGATTTTCCACAACAAAATAGAAACATGTCAGGACTTCACTAGCATATTATGCAAATAAATTTTGAGACCATGCAAAAGCAGAATAATTTCATTAGCACAGATCAAATATTAAACCTTCAGAGTAAATAGCATCTATTGACATACTAACATAGTCCAATACAGATACTAACAATAAAATTACCACATTCTCTAGAAATTAAGAATCAAACCCATTCAACGTTAACCCAATCTCGATGAACTCACATCTTTCTTGGAGAGTAAAAACCCACGGGTTTTTGAATGAGGTAAGTTATTGAAATGTATAACCTGATTGAAACATGATACATATTATTAGCTCCTTAAAATTTTGATGGAGCTGGTAACTTCACCGTTAACAGGAGCTAAAGCAGTACAACATTTCACTTTTAGTGTGCAGTAGCACCTAATAATCAGTGTTTAAATAACAGAGAGTTTTCACGAAGGTGAACATGGAAATAGTTGAGACATTCATTAACCTAGTAAACATatgattttcttagaaaataaaatCGTAGAGTCTCTCGTTTACTAACTTAATCATTTTTTTCATATTTGGGTAACTAAAGGTGCAAAACATGTCGGGCCACCCCCACAATATCTCCAAGAAAAGAGCTAAATATATGCATATTTATGAATGTATGATGAATCAATCAAGCTTGATATTGGAGCAAATTGCACTCTTCATCTATAATTTATAAAAGGAAATACAGTCACAGTTAAAAGAAACCAAAACATAAAATGTGGAACTTGGTGGCAGGACACAAAAGGTTCAAAACACTGAAAAGGAACAATAAAAACATTCTATAACTCTGGTATTTAAATCTGCAGGAAGAAATTATTCTTTATTTGTAGTCAAACACCCAGAATAATTTTAATTACTTGATTCTTAGGTGGGGTGGAAACCAAAGAGGGGGTATGGCAAACTCTAAACCTTTCTAACACGGGTAGCAATTTTGTCACGTCGATCCTACTTTTCTGGACAATGAACATTTAACCATCAGTAAGCATAGTAACCATCAGGAAGACATTATTCTTTCTTTATGAGCACAGGATCTTAATAGTGCAAACAAAAGGGAAAAAATATTACCTAAATGGACCTTCACCAAGTTCAGTGCTAAAAATGAACAATCATTCTCTGACCTGACTTCCCTCTCACTGTCTTAAACACATATAGTTTGAGATTAAAAGAAAGAACTTTGAATCTAAGTCAGAAATCGGCAATGTTTTACATTGTATTCTTTGGCTGCCTATCTGTTTCCATTAAATATACCAGTGTCATAAAAAACGCTAGTCAAGAATAGACACTTAAAGTATCTTCTAGCTATTAATCAACTAGGCGGGAATTGATCGGAGCAGTAATAAGACAATTTGACATTTTAGTTTCCGCCTTAATCTAGCAATTTAAAAAGAAGTCAAAACATCCACACAATTTTTTTCCACCTAAATCTGACATATTTGGGTCATCTTCTACCTTAATGTAACAAATAGGATTTTGCACAACAAAACAAAAACATACCCGTTTAAATATATAGCATATATTCTGAAACCAAACAAATACATTGTGCACAACACAATTAAAAACATTCCGAAACCATGCAAAAGCAGAATATCCCATCAAACATTAAACCTCCAACTCCAAGTACGTAACATCTACACACAAACCAACATAGTCCAAGAAAGACATTAACAATAAAATTACCACATTGTCTAGAAATTAAGATTAAAATCAAACCCATTCACCATTTATCCAATCTCGATGAATACGAATGTGGGTGGGAGAGTAAACACCCCGATCCTTGGGATGCTCAAAACGAACACGATACTTGTTCCCAACTTTCCCGGTGATTTTACCAGTCCACCACCCATCATTGTAATAAACATCAACCATCTGTTTTACCTGAAACCCATTTTCCGGCGTGGAATCCTCCGGAACCGGACGAATTTCATCGCCGGGAATGAAGGCTCTGAGGGGAGCAGAAGAATCATCTTCTTTGACTAAAGTAGTGTACTGAACAATGTAGTCATTGTCTGAAACCTTGGAAATTATAACTGCCTCGTAAAAAGAGCCCTCGAAGCCTTTTTCTTGGCTTATGATCTCCACGTCATCTCCTCTTTTGAAAGCAGCCATTCAAACCCTAGAGACTAGTAGCAGCAGATTGCAGTGAATGAGAACTAAAGTGTTTCAGTCCAAGAGTAGCACGTATGAAAAATCTAATTATATTGTCCGAACTATATAATATGTTCTTCTTTCCTTgttttcaaaatatttttgttgATTTTTTACTACTTTTGATTTTTGAACGcttatttaaatcaaaaaaataattataaaattttcaaaaataatttataattttgtGGTTAAATTATTTAAAATGTGTTGGGCAAAATTTGAACAACAATATTTTAAAACGGGGTAAATCAGAGCATTATTATATAAATAACTCAATTAGTTAAAAGATTATCTCTTGTCGTCCTATCAAAACAAAGGCCCTTTCTCGATTTACATTTTCAGCTAAAACCAAAAATGCAACTTCAGTTGCTGTTTTCTaaccttttttttcttttaactTATTTCATTACTTCAAGTCACTTTTAAAACTCTAAACAACATTTTATCTTacattttttaataataaaattcaaCTTGAAAATAcgttttcaattatttttaattaatattttgcttttcatatattttttattggctttcagaaactttaaaatttaaaattaattttttaaaattcaagtgTGGGCCCcatttcattatttttaattttttaggaTTCAATAATTCCCTTTCAGGCttcgaaatatttaaaaataaataatatcacgcctaatttaataaattttaacaTTTTAGGATTCACCAATCCCCTTTTaggttttagaaatattaaaaaataaattaataaaacatacctatagcctaaaccctaatttattATAAGGTTTTGGGCCTTTAAACCTTAGGAACCGAAATCTAATTATCAACCATTTTTAATATTTTACGATTCACCAATTCTCAAAttgggttttaaaaatattaaattatttatatgtATGAATAAAATACGAACGAAACACCTTTTAGAATAAAATTTTGAGCTTGAAAACATAACTTTATTGAGTATTTTGGgtaaaaaaaagttaaaaaaagGTGGAAAACGGCAATGTATATAGCGTTGAGACTATAAAAACAATTTCAAATAACATTTTTTCTTTGAATAACTTCATTTCAAATTGCATTTTTCAATttagaaaatagaaaaaataaaaaaaaatatcagaCAAAATTGTGTTTTTTATTAATAACAAAAACTTCAACCGAAACTCCGTTTTGAATTGACATATAGGGCCATTTTTTCCTAAAGTGATATTGAGGGTTTTTCTCGGTCAAATAGTGACATGTGGGGACAATACCATTCGATTCTCGCATCCCTCAAATTTTATAAGACATATAAGCCTAATAACAAAAAAACAGGGTAAATCAGTTCATAATAAGAACTTCTAAACAATTGGTTTAAAAAAAAGAACTTCAGAACAATCTTTTTAAAAAATTAAGCTGGTGATCAAAAATGAAAAACGCAAGGGGTATTTGTGGCTGTTAGTGTTAGATGGTTTATGGGCGACTTCAATGACGGATTTTGAATGGATTTAATTAAAATATAGTGAACTTGAGAttgttatttaaattattagaTGCAGTGCCAAAAACTGAACAAGTGTGTTTTCTTGAGCAGCCTCGTGAATCCTTGAAACATTTCACTTGATCACTGGAGTTGGTGTTGCATAGGCTGCTTGTGAGATGTAACTTATCCCCCCTTTTGATGTACCTAGGTACCCCTTGTAATAAAAGCTTTACAATATTCTACAAGGCATAAGATGATACGCATAGATCTGACCTACACGCCTCTCTTAGAGGCTGGAGACGAGAGTGGTTGAATGGAAAAGCTAGTTCTACAGCTCAGTTGGCTATAATTAGGGAACATAGACCAAACTCATTATTCCAAAGTAAACCTGGACACAAGCAGTTAAATGTTAAGTGAACTCATTTACTTGCATCATCCTTTATGTTTGAGATGAATAATGTTTGTGAGAATGGTCAAAAGCTACGTTCCAAAGAAGATATATTCAGTGCTCAATGCCAAGGTATTCACACGGTGCCCTAGGCCCTAAATTCATCACACATAATAAAAGTATAGGAAGTGTCTTGTTATCAAAAAACGAAGCATATCCAAGTCAAATTTACAACCAAATCCAAATCTCATGAATTACGAACAATTATATGGACAGGGACCATATGTCAAAAACTATTATATTTTTGTGAAGGTATAGGAATCCTACAAACTGCAGTAAGTTCATGACCGTTGAGAAAGAAAGAGATTAGCTGAATCGTACCTTCACAGTAGATTTACCTTATATGCTAAAATAATTCACTAGCAGTGCAAATGAGAATACCGTGTTCTCCTTTTTGCTGCCAGAGTTCTATCGAATTGTAAGCTGTAATGCACTCATCTCAACAATCACCATTTCATGAAATGTCAGAGTGTTATAAAATAATGCAATTTCATTATAAATGATAGTAAAATCAGACGAAATAGCTTACCAGGAGGGGGGGGGGGACTACACATGCGTAGTTTTTACTAAGATCTGACATGCAATAATTGCTGGCAAGCTGGAGATTTCAAGTAGAAGTTAAAAAATAAGATGAAAGAATTACCTTCACAAAAGAACCTCTAACAGAGTCTTCTATGCTCATGAAACTCAAAGATCTGTTCAGAAAGGAGTATTAACAGAGTCTCATATCCTGCAACCTATGCTCAATATTCAAGAAATATCGACTTGCAAAAACTAGTACACAGAGAGGACCGGGGGAAAGTACGGAGTTATCACTTATTTATGTGTTTATTGTGCTTTTATGGTCCAAAAAAGGAACAAAACTTCAGTAGCACCTCCATAACTTTGAAGCAGGAAAAGTGCATATCTTCCTACAGTTGATTGGAAAAAACCTTCTCCAATTTGATGAGAAAAAAATCTTAAATTTCGTTATCTTCCAGCCATGTCCAAACAGAAGACCTTAAACACACGTAAATAACTAGTCGAAGCAAAATCGACACAATAGACTTTTGCTAATTATCTGGACAATTTTAGGATATTATATTGTTTATAGAGAGATCGTAATTATAATGAATTATTTACAAAAATGCACTGCATTTTGAAAGTTCGTAAATCATAGATCACGTCATTCTATAATCATTTCAGaagttttaaataataaataacttcACTTCACAATCTATAATCTTGTTATTATGAAATCAGCAGTTGCATTAGTATTCCTGCATGCCTTGGGGTGTTACTTATAATGTAATAACAGACCATGTTTGCCTATATAGCACCTATCAGATTACTTTGCCTTTTACATAGTTTATATTCCAGAATTAAATTCTAATATGATGTATGTAAATTTCTGAGA
Encoded here:
- the LOC141665098 gene encoding protein AGENET DOMAIN (AGD)-CONTAINING P1-like, which produces MAAFKRGDDVEIISQEKGFEGSFYEAVIISKVSDNDYIVQYTTLVKEDDSSAPLRAFIPGDEIRPVPEDSTPENGFQVKQMVDVYYNDGWWTGKITGKVGNKYRVRFEHPKDRGVYSPTHIRIHRDWINGEWIKAETKMSNCLITAPINSRLVD